The Pseudoalteromonas rubra region CTAGCTCTATTTGCAATCGTGTCAGCAAAGGCTGGCTATCGCTGATATAACCCCGCTTATCTGCACGCATACATCGACCTGTTAATTCAACTAGCTGTATGTAATAGGTCAGCTCAAACGGCAACCCTTTAGGCATGTGCTTTCTTGGATTGCCCGCAAAACGCAGTAGGCTTTTGGGTTGCTTGCCTTGTTGTGCATGCTCAATACGCTTTTTAATGCTGGTGTAATCTGACGTTTCCGGTGTATCTACCATTTTGGCTCTGACTGGGTTCAGGTCAACATAAGCCAGGCACGCTGCCAATGCCGCTTCATCCAACAAAGCCTGTGACTTGAATCGCCCTTCCCAAAACCGGCCTGTGCAACCATCTTCTTTATTGGCCCTGCGGGCAATGTCTTCATTAAGCACCCGCATAAACCAGCTGATGCTTGCAAGACGGTGTCTGAATTCAGTAATATCAGCTGCCAGCATACTGTACTCGGATGCGCTCAGCTCATCACCATTAATGAACTTGTGCGTCAGCCAGTTGCCTTTAAACAGTTTATGCCAGCGAAGCACTATCGCTTTATCTGATAACCTTAGTGCTTTCTTATCGTCCACATACAACACAATATGCGTATGATTGCTCATAACCGCATAGCCACACACATCAATGCAAAACACCTTCGCAAGGGTCAGTAATTTTTCCTCAACCCAGTCTCGCCGATGTTCATAAGACTTGCCCGTGACGCGGTCTTTGCCGCACAAAAATGCCCGGCGAACACACCGGGATATGCAGTGGTAATACTTAGTGTCTGATAAGCTGACCTGCTTCTTCCTTGCAGTTGGCATACTTTGACATTCTCAATCCATTGAGCATTACCTAAAGGTAGACGACGTACATTCCGCACGCCAGTTTCGGGTGGGTGTCTTTTCAATCGATAGCGAACGAAGTGAGACGAGCCAAACTTTAGTTGTCCTGCTTGAGTGGCTTGTTAGGTTTTTCTTCAACATTATTAAAACTAAAGATAGCTGATTCTGCAGGTACACTTAACTCCATTGATTTTATTGTCGATTTTGATTTTGCGATAACAACTTGTTTTGAATTATCCCAAAGAAAAAGGAAGTTGCCAGCCCAGCCTATGAACCTTTCTTTGATTGGCTTTCCATTAATTTTGATAGTTTGTTCATTGTTTTTAGCTCGTTCTGCATTAACAGCTCCCCAGCCGTAAGAATACAAAAGAGCTATACATAAAATATTAACAACCAAGACTCTAGTTTGTTTGTGATTAATGTATTGACTCGCAAATTCCGCATTTCCAATGATGACAATAACAGGAATATTAATTAAAGCCGCAACCTTATACCAACGGATATTACCAACCTTGAAGAATATTACGTATAGAGCCAAAGCTAGCATAAATAAGAACATAAAATTAAATAGCAAACGAATATATTTTGCTTCAGGTAAATCAGCTCCACCGCCAGGAGGCATAGCCTTACTTAAAGGTGTAGATATAAGACTGCCAATAGTTAAACCAATGATTAAGAATATTGATGAGTAAATTAATGGGTAGAGCGCACTTTTAATTACATCTGCTAACGCAATATGATCAAGCACATTAATATTGAAAGAACTCCAATATCCGAATAAATATAGAAGTGAAATCACTAAACTATATGGAGCAATAAAAGTAATAAATTTTTGCAAAGTGAGCATAGCTCCGATAAAAACCTAACGCTTGCCGTAAACGGCACAAAATAGCAGGCTAAAATTAGCGACGAAGGAGCACAGCCTGCTGTTTTGTGTCCTTGGTTTAACGGCCTTGTTAGCTATCGGGCTAACTTAGTCCCACCAAATAAATACTTTATTATTTCTAACGTCAGTACTAGGGTCAAATTCCATGCCTTGAGAATTTGCCTCGTTTTTAAAAATTTTAAACAAGGCGGTTCGTTCCGATTCAGAGTTTGGCAACGTTACAACGATTGCATCAGCGTATGGGCCACCCTCTTTTTGTACTCTTTCCTCTTCATCGTAAATTGAATCTTTAGAAATTACGACTTTGACAGCACCCAACTCATAAAGCTTCTCTACGAATTTAATAGCATCCTCTGTTCCAGCAAACCTATTTCCTGCTAATGCATACTTATTTTTATTTTCTTTAAGCCACTCTTTTGCTTCTGGGGCATTTAACTTTAAAAAGTATAAAGTTACACCCAGTAAAGCTAGAATAATTACCACAATTTTTATCATATGCTTCCTAGATAGCTAACAGCTTATTAGCGTGAATACCGGTTAGATCCAGTTCCTAAAACCGTACATTGTCACAGCTAAATTATTTTATTCATAATAAGAACAATAACCTACCACCATTGCTCTCATTGCTCAAGCCAAAATGGCTTTGTTAAAACCGAGCCTTGTTCATAGCGAGACTTGAAGTCTCGTTATGTAAAACTATTAACATTATGAATATAAAGAACTTAAATTAGTGTTTCACTTAAACGAGACCTTCAAGCGCGGAGAAAACGAGAAATTTGACTTGATAATTGGCCGCATTCACTTATACCTGTATAAATAAACAGCATTCGGAGTAAAGATGTCTTATTCACCTTTTTTGGAATCTGTACGCGTTGAGCTCAGGACCAAGCACTACAGTCTGAAAACAGAGAAAAGCTATCTGTACTGGATCAAAGGCTACATTTTATTCAATGACAAAAAGCATCCTGATGAGATGGGCAACAGAGAAATAGAACGTTTCCTCAACCACTTAGCCGTTAACCGGGCGGTGAGCGCTGCAACGCAAAATCAAGCGCTGTGCGCCATCATTTTTTTGTACCGTTTTATTATAAAGCGAGACATCAAAGGTTTAAACTATTCATTCAGTAAGCGAGATGTCACATTACCCACTGTTTTAAGTGCAGATGAAGCGCAAAAAGTGATAGCTAACCTTTATGGCGTACATAAACTCATCGCGTCACTTTTGTACGGCTGTGGGTCACGTATCAATGAAGCTTTAAAACTTAGAATTAAAGACCTCGATTTTGCCAATAAGTCTATTTTTGTTTTTCGGGGTAAAGGCCGTAAAGACAGGTACACCTTGCTGCCTAAGTCATGTATGCAGGCACTAGAAGAACAAATGGCCGTGGTTAAGTCGCTTCACCAAAAAGACCTGAACGCTGGTTTTGGACTGACCTCCCTGCCACCTGCTCTGATCCGTAAATACGGACATGCTGTGAAAGATTTCTCCTGGCAATATTTATACCAATTTAACTGAATACCTGTTCAATTTGAAGGATGAAATATGACGCTAACTGTGTTAAATATTTCTCATTTAGAACAACTAAATAGCAAAATTTTTGCCTAGTTATCATCGATATTTCCTCGCCTCAAAATAGAACACTTAATTAAGCAAATTGGTATCATTTCCCTCTTCCACTCGATGTATTCACCCGACAGACGGGTATGTCTGCCGTCACCATTTACATGAAACGGCATTTCGCAAGCAACTCAGGGCTGCGGTGCTGGCTTCCAATATCACTAAGCGAGTTAAGGCGCATACTTTCAGACACTCATTTGCCACTGAACTGCTGAAAAATGGTGCTGATATAAGGACAGTACAAGAGTTATTAGGCCATACAGATATCAGAACAACCGAGATTTATACCCATGTTATGGGTGATAAATTTGCCTATACAACAAGCCCGATTGATAAATTATGATATTCGCGCGCAGCACTTATTTGTCCAGATATTTTAGAATTGAGTTGCGGTAGCTCCCGGCTCTATGGCCGGGCTGAAGAGCGTAGAAGGTAGAGGGAACCCTGTTTCAGAGGCGCTCACTTATCCAGCCCGTAGAGGGCGTCGGCGGTTTTGCGTAAGTCGACTTCGTCGATAAAATCATCGCTGAGCGTTAGAATAGCGTTGAGGTTATTTTTAAGCTTTTCCTGGCTAAGCCCATTAGGTTTTAGCGCGGTTTGCAGCAGGTGTAGCGACATATCTGCCAGCAGCAGCTTTTGCTTTTCTGCCCAGTTATCGTCGCCCTGTTTGGCGCTGTCTTTTAATATGGCCTGCTCTACTTCGTCGTGCATGCTCCAACTCAGTTTAAGCAGCTCTCGGCGTGTTTCCTGATCCATGTTTCCCTCCGGTTATTCGCTGTTTATCTTGGCGGAGGACGGGCCGATGTGCAACGTGCGTTTTGTTATATCTTAGTCGTAGACGGCCTCATTCAGCCCTGTACAGCAGCCTTTGGGTCTTTAGGGTAAAAGTGGTCCGGTTGTCTTGCGCATAAGGCAAATTCGCGGGTGTTTTTATAGGGTAATTTCATAAAACCTGCGACGCCAAAGTCCTGAATACTCATGGCATATTGCATAATACGGGTCAGCAGCACTTTAAACTCTCGCTCTTTACTGGCATCCAGCAGGCAATAATAATGGTGAATTTTCAGGCGGTCGTTGAGCGATTCGAAGATAATACAGCCGGTATGATGGATCTGGTTTAGCTCAAATACACATTGCACTATTTGCCGTGGTAATTGCAGTTGCTCATCGGGGTCTTTGCCGTCCTCAAAGTAAGAATGCGGCCTGGCGATTTCGCTGGTGCCAATGTCCGATACCGTATATTGCAGCTCAGGAACCTGATCAAAAATAAACGCACCTGTGCCGTCACGCTGAAGCTGAATGGTCTGTCTGGCATCGAACAGGCAGCATTTAAATAAGCCTTTCTGCTCTATGCCTTGAGCCAGCATCACAGTGGCATTTACCGCATCGGTAAAAGCACTTTGCAAAGATTCATCGTGCAGTACCAGGCTGGATTCAACAAACAACGAAGCGTCTTTCCAGTGAAAACTCAGACCGCCTACTACCGGATACTTTGCCAGCCGGCTGATGGACGCCAGAAACGCCTTTTCGCTATCGCCGGTATCAAACAAAAACTCTTT contains the following coding sequences:
- a CDS encoding transposase; the protein is MPTARKKQVSLSDTKYYHCISRCVRRAFLCGKDRVTGKSYEHRRDWVEEKLLTLAKVFCIDVCGYAVMSNHTHIVLYVDDKKALRLSDKAIVLRWHKLFKGNWLTHKFINGDELSASEYSMLAADITEFRHRLASISWFMRVLNEDIARRANKEDGCTGRFWEGRFKSQALLDEAALAACLAYVDLNPVRAKMVDTPETSDYTSIKKRIEHAQQGKQPKSLLRFAGNPRKHMPKGLPFELTYYIQLVELTGRCMRADKRGYISDSQPLLTRLQIELDNWLKLTTQFTKVFHGAVGRKQAMTDYCEHLHKRRRANLTQCERLLG
- a CDS encoding phage integrase N-terminal SAM-like domain-containing protein is translated as MSYSPFLESVRVELRTKHYSLKTEKSYLYWIKGYILFNDKKHPDEMGNREIERFLNHLAVNRAVSAATQNQALCAIIFLYRFIIKRDIKGLNYSFSKRDVTLPTVLSADEAQKVIANLYGVHKLIASLLYGCGSRINEALKLRIKDLDFANKSIFVFRGKGRKDRYTLLPKSCMQALEEQMAVVKSLHQKDLNAGFGLTSLPPALIRKYGHAVKDFSWQYLYQFN